One part of the Xanthocytophaga agilis genome encodes these proteins:
- a CDS encoding sterol desaturase family protein has product MSTNKRLVIGEGFISGYISIFLGVLSILAVFCFHYPEFFTTPEFREVYTGEMMKAILMGVIIASFFFATLSFLLSNKKQLAVIGILLSALAIALGGFNVQPRSVDKTLWHIGLDWLLIDLLLLSIIFVPIEMAFPKNKNQSRFHDEWRTDLVYFVISHLFVQFFGVITQAPAKLLFGRVGLDQIHGWVQSLPFVVEFLLALFVTDLFQYWAHRIFHSHVYLWRFHSVHHSTRAMDWLAGSRTHFVDIFVTRSISFLPLYICGFSEIVFNTYIIFVSIHAVLIHANTNINFGFLKYIFVTPQFHHWHHCEDPAHYGKNFAIHFPFIDRIFGTYYLPGNVWPEATGVKEGNYPKGYLRQLVYPFTKSPFDNDLNMEDSSKR; this is encoded by the coding sequence ATGTCAACTAACAAACGGCTGGTGATTGGAGAAGGCTTCATCAGCGGCTACATCTCTATCTTTTTGGGAGTACTTTCTATTCTGGCAGTCTTCTGTTTCCATTATCCTGAATTTTTTACGACACCTGAGTTTCGCGAGGTATATACCGGTGAAATGATGAAAGCCATTCTAATGGGAGTGATTATCGCTTCTTTTTTCTTTGCTACACTCAGTTTCTTATTGAGTAATAAAAAGCAATTAGCTGTGATTGGCATTTTATTATCTGCTTTGGCTATTGCATTAGGAGGATTTAATGTTCAACCCCGATCTGTAGACAAAACCCTCTGGCATATTGGCCTTGACTGGCTACTGATTGACCTGCTTCTGTTGTCGATTATTTTTGTGCCTATAGAAATGGCATTTCCTAAGAATAAGAATCAATCCCGCTTTCATGATGAATGGCGTACTGACCTGGTTTATTTTGTAATCAGCCATTTATTTGTTCAATTCTTTGGTGTAATTACTCAGGCTCCTGCCAAGTTGTTGTTTGGTAGGGTAGGGTTGGACCAGATCCATGGCTGGGTACAGAGTTTGCCTTTTGTAGTAGAGTTTTTGCTGGCATTATTTGTAACGGATCTGTTTCAGTATTGGGCACACCGCATTTTTCATTCACATGTATACCTGTGGCGTTTTCATTCAGTGCATCATTCTACACGGGCCATGGATTGGCTAGCCGGATCACGCACTCACTTTGTAGATATCTTTGTAACACGTTCTATTTCTTTTTTACCTCTATACATCTGTGGATTTTCAGAAATAGTCTTCAATACCTATATCATCTTTGTGTCTATTCATGCTGTATTAATCCATGCCAATACAAATATCAATTTCGGATTTCTGAAATACATCTTTGTAACACCTCAATTTCATCACTGGCATCATTGTGAAGATCCGGCACATTATGGAAAGAATTTTGCCATCCATTTTCCATTTATCGACCGGATATTTGGTACCTACTACCTGCCTGGAAATGTATGGCCTGAGGCTACTGGTGTAAAAGAAGGAAATTATCCAAAAGGTTATCTGCGCCAATTGGTCTATCCGTTTACCAAAAGTCCTTTTGATAATGATCTGAATATGGAAGATAGCAGCAAACGATAA
- a CDS encoding adenylosuccinate synthetase, translating to MKTLHKKAFIVIGSGFGDEGKGLATDMLCLQHPSPLVIRFNGGQQAGHTVATSDGKRHVFSNFGSGTLRGVPTYWSAYCTFSPGSMLKEYAALRKLGVQPELLVDNLCAVTTHYDVLYNRVLETARGNSRHGSCGMGFGATIERQQLSPVKLFAQDLLFPEFCKIKLKTIREYYRQKLESQPSFDFDALEHDAADEHFTQTVADLLRLQNQHAVRFVTTAEVFTENTPWQTFVFEGAQGLLLDMDFGFFPHVTRSNTCSKNALALVDQYLKPQLSDLELFYITRAYQTRHGQGPMTHEEISLSLINNENETNQYNEHQGVFRVSPLDIDLLNYALQCDNNYSYGLKKNLLMTCVDQLPGYQVPYFKGNQLQGANYEDIPLLLTQSFSKTLFSFSDCAENINARVLVSF from the coding sequence ATGAAAACACTGCACAAAAAAGCATTTATTGTTATTGGTTCGGGATTTGGAGATGAAGGCAAAGGTTTGGCAACAGATATGTTGTGTCTGCAACATCCTTCTCCATTGGTGATCCGGTTTAATGGAGGACAACAGGCAGGCCATACAGTAGCAACATCAGATGGTAAACGACATGTCTTTTCCAATTTTGGTTCCGGCACATTGCGTGGGGTGCCAACTTATTGGTCAGCCTATTGTACATTTTCCCCCGGATCTATGCTGAAAGAATATGCGGCTCTGCGAAAATTAGGCGTCCAGCCTGAATTGCTTGTTGATAATCTATGTGCAGTGACAACTCACTACGATGTATTGTATAATAGAGTTCTGGAAACTGCCAGAGGCAATTCCCGCCACGGTAGTTGTGGAATGGGATTTGGGGCAACCATAGAACGGCAGCAATTGTCGCCTGTGAAGTTGTTTGCTCAGGATCTGCTTTTCCCGGAATTCTGTAAGATCAAATTAAAAACCATTCGGGAATATTACCGGCAGAAGTTAGAAAGCCAGCCTAGCTTTGATTTTGATGCACTGGAACACGATGCAGCCGACGAACATTTTACTCAGACAGTTGCAGATCTGCTTCGCTTGCAAAACCAACATGCTGTCCGGTTTGTGACAACTGCCGAGGTTTTTACAGAAAATACTCCGTGGCAGACATTTGTATTTGAAGGAGCACAAGGCTTATTGCTGGATATGGACTTTGGATTCTTTCCGCATGTGACCCGTAGCAATACCTGTTCTAAAAATGCATTGGCTCTCGTAGACCAGTACCTGAAGCCGCAACTTTCTGATCTTGAGTTATTTTATATTACTCGTGCCTATCAGACACGACATGGACAAGGGCCAATGACCCATGAAGAAATATCTCTTTCATTGATTAATAATGAGAATGAAACCAATCAATACAATGAACACCAGGGAGTATTTCGGGTCAGCCCACTGGACATTGACTTACTGAATTATGCCTTACAGTGTGATAATAATTACTCATATGGGCTGAAAAAGAATTTGTTAATGACTTGTGTAGACCAATTACCCGGTTATCAGGTTCCCTATTTTAAAGGTAATCAGCTACAGGGTGCCAATTACGAAGATATTCCATTATTGCTTACTCAGTCATTCAGTAAGACCTTATTCAGTTTTAGTGATTGTGCTGAGAATATAAACGCACGAGTTTTAGTTTCCTTTTAA
- a CDS encoding helix-turn-helix transcriptional regulator, whose translation MSHFRQFSFKQFGYFDFNFDIQEQLQKKDFKEYIKIVFFKAGAQVVVDFTEYILEQDALFFINAGQYFAFNNDSTGTLLYYNRDFYCVEIHDKEVACDGILFHNVYEIPVIFMNQEISAMMQAILAEIKQELELNDTTMEEMLRILLKQVIIKSTRVWKQSHQFTSEEVNQEVEFSRTFSQLVEWNYTRFHSVADYSELLHITPKALNKRITRYSNTSPNEIIKNRIILEAKRLLVHTQLSVKEIGYKLGYEDTSYFIRLFTNHTSNSPQSFRLHYQNT comes from the coding sequence ATGTCTCATTTTCGGCAATTCTCGTTTAAGCAATTCGGATACTTTGATTTCAATTTTGATATTCAGGAACAACTACAGAAAAAAGACTTCAAGGAGTATATCAAGATTGTGTTTTTCAAAGCAGGAGCTCAGGTAGTAGTAGACTTTACAGAGTATATACTTGAACAGGATGCACTGTTTTTTATCAATGCAGGACAGTATTTTGCCTTTAACAATGATAGTACAGGTACATTGCTATATTATAACCGTGACTTTTACTGTGTAGAAATACATGACAAGGAAGTAGCTTGTGATGGCATCCTCTTTCACAATGTCTATGAGATACCTGTCATATTTATGAACCAAGAAATATCTGCTATGATGCAGGCCATTCTGGCAGAGATAAAACAGGAACTGGAGTTGAACGATACCACTATGGAAGAAATGCTTCGCATTTTACTGAAACAGGTGATTATCAAATCTACGCGGGTATGGAAACAAAGTCACCAGTTTACCAGTGAAGAAGTCAATCAGGAAGTAGAGTTTTCACGTACCTTCAGCCAGTTGGTAGAATGGAATTATACACGCTTTCATAGTGTTGCTGATTATTCCGAACTACTACATATAACGCCCAAAGCATTGAACAAACGTATTACCCGCTACAGCAATACATCTCCTAACGAAATCATCAAAAATCGCATTATACTGGAAGCCAAACGATTGCTGGTTCATACGCAATTAAGCGTTAAAGAGATCGGGTACAAACTTGGCTACGAAGATACCTCCTATTTTATTCGTCTGTTCACCAATCATACAAGTAACTCTCCTCAAAGCTTTCGCTTACACTATCAGAACACGTGA
- a CDS encoding alpha/beta hydrolase, with translation MKTPSNFGKALLLAGILTVNQSVIAQHINPATDPNIETRTKQFLNALNAGSGKPLEQLSPKEARAVLTGAQSSVKVDLSGITVQEKTITVNNQSIVLNIVKPANAKGLVSVFMFFHGGGWVLGDFPTHQRLVRDLVVGSGSAAVFVNYTPSPEAHYPVAINQAYAATEWVAAHGKEIGIDSKRLAVAGNSVGGNMAAVVALMAKDKKGPEIKFQLLLWPVTDANFENVSYNQYATGRFLTKNMMIWFWDNYTTHANERKAIYASPLQATTNQLKGLPPALIQVAENDVLRDEGEAYARKMDEAGVDVTLVRVQGMIHDYGLLNPLATVPAVQSALRSAATELRNALK, from the coding sequence ATGAAAACCCCATCTAATTTCGGTAAAGCACTACTTCTAGCAGGCATATTGACAGTAAATCAATCAGTAATCGCTCAACATATAAACCCTGCGACAGACCCAAACATTGAAACCCGAACCAAACAATTTCTAAATGCACTGAATGCAGGAAGTGGGAAACCACTGGAACAGTTATCTCCCAAAGAAGCCAGAGCTGTATTGACAGGAGCCCAGTCTTCTGTAAAAGTAGATCTTTCGGGAATCACAGTACAAGAGAAAACGATTACAGTCAACAACCAGTCTATTGTATTGAATATTGTCAAACCTGCTAATGCCAAAGGACTTGTATCTGTATTCATGTTCTTTCATGGTGGCGGCTGGGTATTAGGTGACTTTCCTACTCACCAACGGCTGGTACGAGATCTGGTAGTTGGTTCAGGATCAGCAGCCGTTTTCGTTAACTACACTCCTTCCCCGGAAGCTCACTATCCGGTTGCCATTAATCAGGCATATGCAGCCACTGAATGGGTAGCCGCCCATGGAAAAGAGATTGGTATTGACAGCAAACGTTTGGCAGTAGCAGGTAACAGTGTGGGAGGAAATATGGCTGCAGTAGTAGCACTTATGGCCAAAGATAAAAAAGGCCCTGAAATCAAGTTTCAATTATTGTTATGGCCTGTAACGGATGCAAACTTTGAAAATGTATCTTACAACCAATATGCAACAGGCCGATTTCTAACTAAAAACATGATGATCTGGTTCTGGGATAATTATACGACTCATGCAAATGAACGCAAAGCAATCTATGCTTCGCCTTTGCAGGCTACTACAAACCAACTAAAAGGATTACCTCCAGCACTGATACAGGTAGCAGAGAATGATGTATTACGTGATGAAGGAGAGGCATATGCCCGTAAGATGGATGAAGCAGGTGTAGATGTAACACTGGTACGGGTACAGGGTATGATTCACGATTATGGCTTGCTTAATCCATTGGCTACTGTACCTGCGGTACAATCGGCCTTGCGTTCAGCGGCTACCGAACTTCGCAATGCATTGAAATAG
- a CDS encoding ribonuclease H family protein codes for MAKQKYYVVWKGRESGVYTSWDECKKQIDGFAGAEYKSFETKELAEQAFGENSKKHIFKNANQKSSSDLSPLEKAKIGKPILESISVDAAWNTASGDMEYRGVNTKTKEQLFHQGPFKDGTNNVGEFLAIVHGLAYLQRLGSRLPIYSDSVNAIKWVQAKKHRTKLEPTDNNDKLFELLDRAEKWLAENTYPNPILKWETKVWGENPADFGRK; via the coding sequence ATGGCAAAGCAAAAATATTATGTAGTCTGGAAAGGTCGTGAATCTGGAGTATATACCAGCTGGGACGAATGCAAAAAACAAATTGATGGATTTGCCGGTGCTGAATATAAGTCCTTTGAAACAAAGGAGCTGGCAGAACAGGCTTTTGGTGAAAATAGCAAAAAACACATTTTTAAAAATGCAAACCAGAAGAGTAGCTCGGATTTGTCTCCATTAGAAAAGGCAAAGATTGGAAAGCCTATCCTGGAAAGTATTTCGGTAGATGCAGCCTGGAATACGGCTTCCGGAGATATGGAATACAGAGGTGTTAATACCAAGACAAAAGAACAGCTTTTTCATCAGGGACCATTTAAAGATGGGACCAATAATGTTGGAGAGTTTTTGGCAATTGTACATGGACTGGCCTATCTTCAGAGACTAGGAAGCCGATTGCCTATTTATTCAGATAGTGTCAATGCCATTAAGTGGGTACAGGCCAAGAAACATCGGACCAAACTGGAGCCTACAGATAATAATGATAAATTATTTGAATTACTGGATCGGGCAGAAAAATGGCTGGCTGAAAATACCTACCCTAATCCTATTTTAAAGTGGGAGACAAAGGTGTGGGGTGAAAACCCTGCTGACTTTGGTAGAAAGTAG
- the dnaA gene encoding chromosomal replication initiator protein DnaA, which produces MLKDSKTVWNNCLKIIGESVSEKDFRTWFEPIVPLRLANNVLTIQVPTLYVHEHLENNFVYLLRKAIDAELGPEGRLEYQVVIDKGNEKNRAYVINIPTNKTPQNKDPKVDIHADKYKSPFDLYELEGNGYASYLNPIYNFDNFIEGDCNRLARSAGMAVAQKPGITSFNPLLLYGGVGLGKTHLVQAIGNYIKQHDVGRFVLYVSCEKFTNQFIEAVRNNNMQGFMNFYLQVDVLVLDDVQFLSGKEKTQECFFHIFNHLHQAGKQIIMTTDRSPRELVGFEDRLLSRFKWGLSADLQQPDLETRIAIIQKKLQAEGIAMDIDVIEYIAHSIDTNVRELEGVIVSLMAQASLNRREIDLDLAKRTIQNIVQHVDKEVNIEVIQKRVAEHFGVTVDDLKDKSRKKELVVPRQVAIYFAKEYTDFSLKSIGYHFGGRDHSTVIHAIQSVNDMLKTDKDFKAAVQEIQKSFKTRPNKYSN; this is translated from the coding sequence ATGCTAAAGGACAGTAAAACAGTATGGAATAACTGTCTTAAAATCATAGGAGAAAGTGTCTCCGAAAAGGATTTTAGGACATGGTTTGAACCCATTGTTCCATTACGACTCGCCAACAATGTCCTCACCATACAGGTACCCACTCTATATGTGCATGAGCATCTGGAAAATAACTTTGTGTATTTATTACGTAAAGCTATTGATGCAGAGCTTGGACCAGAAGGCCGTTTGGAGTACCAGGTTGTGATTGATAAGGGAAATGAGAAGAACCGAGCCTATGTGATCAATATTCCAACCAATAAAACACCACAGAATAAAGATCCGAAGGTTGATATCCATGCTGATAAATACAAAAGTCCATTTGATTTGTATGAATTGGAAGGCAATGGATATGCATCCTATCTGAATCCTATTTATAACTTTGACAACTTTATCGAAGGAGATTGTAATCGTCTGGCACGTTCGGCTGGTATGGCTGTGGCGCAAAAGCCTGGTATTACATCCTTCAACCCGTTGTTATTATATGGTGGTGTGGGATTGGGAAAAACGCATCTTGTGCAAGCTATCGGAAATTACATCAAACAACATGATGTAGGGCGGTTTGTTTTATATGTGTCCTGTGAGAAGTTTACCAATCAATTCATTGAAGCTGTACGAAATAACAACATGCAGGGCTTTATGAACTTCTACTTACAGGTAGACGTACTAGTGCTGGATGACGTGCAGTTTTTGTCAGGTAAAGAAAAAACCCAGGAATGCTTCTTCCATATTTTTAATCACCTGCATCAAGCTGGAAAACAAATCATCATGACCACTGACCGTTCTCCTCGGGAACTAGTAGGTTTTGAAGATCGTTTGCTTTCGCGTTTTAAATGGGGATTGAGTGCCGATTTACAGCAACCTGATCTGGAAACACGTATCGCAATTATTCAGAAAAAACTACAGGCTGAAGGAATTGCCATGGATATAGATGTGATTGAGTACATTGCTCATAGCATTGATACCAATGTCCGTGAACTGGAAGGGGTAATCGTTTCCTTAATGGCTCAAGCTTCACTCAATCGCAGGGAGATTGATCTGGATCTGGCCAAACGGACTATTCAGAATATTGTGCAGCATGTAGACAAAGAGGTAAATATTGAGGTAATACAAAAGAGGGTAGCAGAACATTTTGGGGTAACAGTAGATGATCTGAAAGACAAAAGCCGTAAAAAAGAACTAGTAGTACCTCGTCAGGTGGCTATCTATTTTGCAAAAGAATATACCGATTTCTCTCTGAAGTCTATTGGATACCACTTTGGAGGACGTGATCATAGTACAGTTATTCATGCCATTCAGTCGGTGAATGATATGCTGAAAACAGACAAGGATTTTAAAGCGGCTGTGCAGGAAATTCAAAAAAGCTTTAAAACACGTCCGAATAAGTACAGTAATTAA
- a CDS encoding methylmalonyl-CoA mutase family protein codes for MQFDDFAGITQEEWKQLILKTIKAETQEEKLRIYTQKLIQHPEPGIEIQPFYTKEDVVGLEYLQGFHQLWAQTRQTTGWINIENIIVYDEINANQQAKDALTKGATGIRFNLLNRPGGKPMLNGGITTEHFFDLSVLLEGIFLSRTPVYFHLRHTQLENLSNYLQEAENDVSTLMGGIIFEEIALSAILPDEFTNEALIQSLQANSLFTTHTPYFKPLIIEPVGEPLDDNTEMETFALPMVTSLEYQLQTIVKLIDDLETILPLIDILSKVGFIVDIGDYYFMEIAKLRALRLIWWQIGRTFHPEANLIDVFIYAQTTMLVPPVDEPYHSLLTNTTQAMSAIIGGCDALAVQPAAFTNPQDIILGKHIARNVSAILQEESYFDKVADIGAGSYLIENLTHQIAKAVWDRLSV; via the coding sequence ATGCAATTCGATGATTTCGCTGGTATTACTCAAGAAGAATGGAAACAACTCATTCTAAAAACGATCAAAGCCGAAACACAGGAAGAGAAACTACGCATCTATACACAAAAGCTTATTCAGCATCCGGAGCCGGGTATTGAAATCCAACCGTTCTATACAAAGGAAGATGTGGTAGGCCTAGAGTATCTTCAGGGCTTTCATCAGTTGTGGGCTCAGACCCGACAAACTACTGGCTGGATAAATATAGAGAATATTATTGTTTATGATGAAATAAATGCGAATCAACAGGCCAAAGATGCCTTGACTAAAGGTGCCACGGGGATCAGGTTTAACTTATTAAATCGTCCGGGAGGTAAACCTATGTTGAATGGAGGCATAACCACAGAACATTTTTTCGACCTCTCTGTCCTACTTGAAGGCATTTTTCTTTCTCGGACACCTGTTTATTTTCATCTGAGACATACCCAATTAGAAAATCTCAGTAACTACTTACAGGAAGCAGAGAACGATGTTTCCACACTAATGGGAGGTATCATATTTGAAGAAATTGCTCTGTCAGCAATTTTACCAGATGAATTTACAAATGAAGCCTTAATACAATCTTTACAAGCCAATTCCTTATTCACCACACATACTCCTTATTTTAAGCCCCTAATTATAGAACCTGTTGGTGAACCTCTCGATGATAATACAGAAATGGAAACCTTTGCATTGCCGATGGTTACCTCGCTTGAATATCAATTGCAAACGATAGTTAAGCTGATAGACGATTTGGAGACTATTCTTCCACTTATAGATATTCTCTCTAAAGTAGGTTTTATAGTAGATATAGGTGACTATTATTTTATGGAAATAGCTAAACTGCGAGCTTTACGTTTAATATGGTGGCAAATAGGCAGAACTTTTCATCCTGAAGCAAATCTGATTGATGTTTTTATTTATGCACAAACAACTATGCTCGTTCCTCCTGTTGATGAGCCATACCATAGCCTGTTGACAAATACCACTCAGGCAATGTCTGCTATCATCGGTGGCTGTGATGCATTAGCTGTCCAGCCAGCTGCATTTACTAATCCCCAGGATATTATTTTAGGGAAGCACATTGCCAGAAATGTATCTGCCATTTTGCAGGAAGAATCGTATTTTGATAAAGTGGCAGATATAGGTGCAGGTTCTTACTTGATTGAGAATCTGACTCACCAGATAGCCAAAGCTGTATGGGACAGGTTATCAGTGTAA
- the scpA gene encoding methylmalonyl-CoA mutase codes for MQPDFSKTTYSDIQKALSKIADSLPQKKISLSESAEGISIPNAFQAQKNEFPHLVFGAGKAPFLRGPYAPMYTTQPWTVRQYAGFSTAEESNAFYRRNLAAGQTGLSVAFDLATHRGYDSDHPRVVGDVGKAGVAIDSVEDMKILFDQIPLDKMSVSMTMNGAVIPILAFYIIAAEEQGVKPEQLSGTIQNDILKEFMVRNTYIYPPEFSMRIVADIFAYTSKHMAKFNSISISGYHMQEAGATADLELAYTLADGLEYIRTGLSAGIAIDDFAPRLSFFWAIGMNHFMEIAKMRAARMLWAKIVKQFNPKNEKSLALRTHCQTSGWSLTEQDPFNNVARTCIEAMAAVLGGTQSLHTNALDEALALPSDFSARIARNTQLFIRDQTGVTKTIDPWGGSYYIEYLTNELTEKAWKLIQEVEAMGGMTKAISEGLPKLRIEEAAARKQARIDSGKDKIIGVNYLKPDTETSIELLEVDNTAVRNAQITRLTQIKASRNQEAVDQALATLTRIAETGQGNLLAAAIEAARQRATLGEISMAMERIAGRYKAVTKSITGVYMREASQDENFQKARKLSDQFANLEGRRPRILIAKMGQDGHDRGAKVIATSFADLGFDVDIGPLFQTPEETARQAAENDVHIVGVSSLAAGHKTLIPQLINELKKLGREDIKVVAGGVIPPQDYNFLYKAGVQDIFGPGTVIAIAAQNILQKLISDMTTY; via the coding sequence ATGCAACCAGATTTCTCAAAGACGACATACTCTGATATTCAGAAAGCTTTGTCTAAAATTGCGGATAGTCTACCTCAAAAGAAGATATCTTTAAGTGAATCTGCCGAAGGTATTTCTATTCCAAATGCTTTTCAGGCACAGAAAAATGAATTTCCTCATCTGGTATTTGGAGCAGGTAAAGCCCCTTTTTTACGAGGCCCCTATGCCCCTATGTATACAACCCAACCCTGGACAGTACGACAATATGCAGGGTTCAGTACAGCGGAAGAATCCAATGCATTTTACCGACGTAACCTTGCCGCAGGACAAACCGGCCTTTCTGTAGCTTTTGATCTGGCAACTCATCGTGGCTATGATTCGGATCATCCTCGTGTAGTAGGCGATGTAGGCAAAGCTGGAGTTGCGATAGACTCTGTGGAAGACATGAAGATTCTGTTTGATCAGATTCCATTGGACAAGATGTCTGTATCGATGACGATGAATGGGGCAGTAATTCCTATTCTGGCATTTTATATAATAGCAGCAGAAGAACAAGGTGTAAAACCTGAACAATTAAGTGGGACCATTCAAAATGACATTTTGAAAGAGTTCATGGTCCGTAATACGTATATCTATCCGCCAGAATTTAGCATGCGTATTGTGGCAGATATATTTGCCTACACTTCAAAGCACATGGCAAAGTTCAATTCCATCTCTATTTCTGGTTATCATATGCAGGAGGCCGGGGCAACAGCAGATCTGGAGTTAGCATATACCCTGGCAGATGGCTTGGAATACATTCGTACAGGGCTGTCAGCAGGCATAGCTATTGACGATTTTGCTCCCCGATTGTCATTTTTCTGGGCTATTGGTATGAATCATTTTATGGAAATAGCCAAAATGCGTGCAGCGCGGATGCTTTGGGCCAAGATAGTAAAGCAGTTTAATCCCAAAAATGAAAAATCACTGGCATTACGAACACATTGCCAAACCTCAGGATGGAGTCTTACAGAACAAGATCCCTTTAATAATGTAGCTCGTACCTGTATTGAAGCCATGGCAGCCGTATTGGGAGGTACTCAGTCACTGCATACTAATGCCTTGGATGAAGCACTGGCTCTGCCATCTGATTTCTCAGCACGTATAGCTCGAAATACCCAACTATTTATCCGTGATCAAACAGGAGTAACCAAAACTATTGACCCATGGGGAGGTAGTTATTATATAGAGTACCTGACAAATGAACTGACAGAAAAAGCCTGGAAGCTGATTCAGGAGGTGGAAGCAATGGGAGGCATGACAAAAGCCATTTCAGAAGGACTACCTAAATTACGTATTGAGGAAGCCGCAGCCAGAAAACAAGCACGCATTGATTCCGGCAAAGATAAAATTATTGGGGTCAATTATTTAAAACCCGATACGGAGACATCCATTGAATTATTGGAAGTCGATAACACAGCAGTTCGAAATGCCCAGATAACACGTTTGACCCAAATTAAAGCTAGCAGAAATCAGGAGGCTGTTGATCAAGCATTAGCTACCCTTACTCGTATAGCAGAAACTGGACAAGGGAATCTGTTAGCGGCAGCTATTGAAGCAGCTCGTCAGAGAGCAACCTTGGGTGAAATATCTATGGCAATGGAAAGAATAGCTGGCAGATACAAAGCCGTTACTAAATCTATTACAGGAGTGTATATGCGTGAAGCATCTCAGGATGAGAATTTTCAGAAAGCCCGTAAGTTATCCGATCAGTTTGCTAACCTGGAAGGCAGACGTCCCCGTATCCTGATAGCCAAAATGGGACAGGATGGACATGATCGTGGAGCAAAAGTTATTGCTACTTCGTTTGCTGACCTGGGATTTGATGTTGACATTGGTCCATTATTCCAGACGCCAGAAGAAACAGCTCGTCAGGCAGCAGAAAATGATGTGCATATAGTAGGAGTCTCCTCACTGGCCGCCGGACACAAAACGTTAATACCTCAATTAATTAATGAATTGAAAAAACTAGGAAGGGAGGATATTAAAGTTGTTGCAGGAGGAGTTATTCCTCCTCAGGATTATAATTTTCTGTATAAAGCAGGTGTACAGGATATATTTGGACCAGGTACTGTCATTGCAATAGCAGCACAAAATATCTTACAAAAATTAATCTCTGATATGACAACCTATTAA